From a single Gadus morhua chromosome 3, gadMor3.0, whole genome shotgun sequence genomic region:
- the LOC115539888 gene encoding beta-1,3-N-acetylglucosaminyltransferase lunatic fringe has protein sequence MMKNAGRPKHNSISSGVFTGTCLLFVLLLLVVAHPNNNVLLDVPLTGLYLGDGQTPAARNDVEPDRSQGKVFSAYFSKLARERRAIEAPRRTRASPSRAVENLSPADLFIAVKTTRQYHGLRLDLLLETWMSRSLQQTYVFTDGDDDKLKKRLGGHLINTNCSASHSRQALSCKMAQEYSAFIHSGKKWFCHVDDDNYLNVGSLVKLLSQYRHTQDVYLGRPSLERPIQATERLGSTHETQKEVRFWFATGGAGFCLSRGLALKMSPWASEGAFMVTAEQIRLPDDCTVGYIAEALLGIGLTRSPLFHSHLENLGLVSEIHRQVTLSYGTVEGSRNTVNVRGPFSTSEDPTRFKSVHCQLYPDTPWCPSPQTL, from the exons ATGATGAAAAACGCCGGGAGACCCAAACACAACAGCATCTCATCTGGGGTCTTCACGGGAACCTGTTTGCTGTTCGTGCTTCTACTGCTGGTGGTCGCACACCCCAACAACAATGTGTTGCTGGACGTGCCTCTCACGGGTCTGTACCTCGGAGACGGGCAGACCCCGGCGGCTAGAAACGACGTAGAACCGGACCGATCACAAGGCAAAGTTTTCTCCGCCTATTTCAGTAAGTTGGCGCGGGAGAGGAGAGCGATCGAAGCTCCCAGACGGACCAGAGCGTCCCCGTCCCGGGCGGTGGAGAACCTGTCTCCAGCCGACCTGTTTATTGCCGTGAAGACCACCCGCCAGTACCACGGACTACGGCTGGACCTGCTGTTGGAAACATGGATGTCCCGAAGTTTACAACAG ACGTACGTGTTCACTGATGGAGACGATGACAAACTGAAGAAGAGACTGG GAGGTCACCTGATCAACACCAACTGCTCCGCCAGCCACAGTCGGCAGGCACTGTCCTGTAAGATGGCCCAGGAATACAGCGCCTTTATCCATTCCGGGAAGAA GTGGTTCTGTCATGTGGATGACGATAACTACCTGAACGTGGGCTCCCTGGTGAAGCTGCTGTCCCAGTACAGACACACCCAGGACGTGTACCTGGGCCGGCCCAGCCTGGAGAGACCCATTCAGGCCACAGAGAGGCTGGGCTCCACACACGAG ACCCAGAAGGAGGTGCGCTTCTGGTTCGCCACTGGGGGAGCAGGGTTCTGCCTCAGCCGGGGTCTGGCGCTCAAGATGAGCCCTTGGgccag CGAGGGCGCCTTCATGGTCACCGCGGAGCAGATCCGTCTCCCTGACGACTGCACCGTGGGTTACATCGCCGAGGCCCTGCTGGGCATCGGCCTCACGCGCTCCCCCCTGTTCCACTCCCACCTGGAGAACCTGGGGCTGGTGTCGGAGATCCACCGCCAG GTTACGCTCAGCTACGGCACAGTGGAAGGCAGCAGGAACACTGTGAATGTGAGGGGACCTTTCAGCACGAGTGAAGACCCTACCAG GTTCAAGTCTGTCCATTGTCAGCTATATCCAGACACTCCATGGTGCCCCAGCCCACAGACACTCTAA